A section of the Pseudomonas sp. Q1-7 genome encodes:
- a CDS encoding Rieske (2Fe-2S) protein: protein MTSRVEVPAEKVPPEGGRSLFRHEGKSLVLFNQGGALYAIDEGCPHNGASLFGGRLEGRLLRCPAHGLRFDLATGCVPGVKGFGVATYAVELEQGRCFIDLSRPRPQERSVCPQPQ, encoded by the coding sequence ATGACCAGCCGGGTTGAAGTCCCCGCGGAAAAGGTGCCGCCGGAGGGCGGTCGCAGCCTGTTCCGCCATGAGGGCAAGTCCTTGGTGCTGTTCAACCAGGGCGGTGCGCTCTACGCCATAGACGAAGGCTGCCCGCATAACGGTGCCTCGCTGTTCGGCGGCCGCCTGGAAGGGCGCCTGCTGCGCTGCCCGGCCCACGGCCTGCGCTTCGACCTGGCCACCGGCTGCGTGCCCGGCGTGAAAGGCTTCGGCGTCGCCACCTACGCGGTGGAGCTGGAGCAGGGCCGTTGTTTCATCGATCTGTCGCGGCCCCGGCCGCAGGAACGTTCTGTATGTCCGCAACCACAATAG
- a CDS encoding DsbA family protein — MTPLLVEMTFDFICPWCLIGKRNLEKALAVLARSRPEAPVSLQWRGVQLLPQLPVDGVPFMDFYIQRLGSEDAVRARQQQVKEAAYHADVDIDLKSIQRMPNTANAHRLLELAMAQGSERQIDALLEQLFASYFQRGEDLGDRDLLLRLARQCGFDPQRLETVLLDDGRPFEGSERVPSTTAVPSFVIDQRIQLAGAQPPWLMLAQLQRALDLRAAPEARAS; from the coding sequence ATGACCCCTCTGTTGGTCGAAATGACCTTCGACTTCATCTGCCCCTGGTGCCTGATCGGCAAGCGCAACCTGGAGAAAGCCCTGGCGGTGCTCGCCAGGAGCCGCCCGGAGGCACCGGTGAGCCTGCAGTGGCGCGGTGTGCAACTGCTGCCGCAACTGCCGGTGGACGGCGTGCCGTTCATGGACTTCTACATCCAGCGGCTGGGCAGCGAAGACGCGGTGCGGGCGCGCCAGCAGCAGGTGAAGGAAGCCGCCTACCATGCCGACGTGGACATCGACCTGAAGAGCATTCAGCGCATGCCCAACACCGCCAACGCCCATCGCCTGCTGGAACTGGCCATGGCGCAGGGCAGCGAGCGCCAGATCGACGCACTGCTGGAGCAACTGTTCGCCAGCTACTTCCAGCGTGGCGAGGACCTGGGCGACCGCGACCTGCTGCTGCGCCTGGCCCGGCAGTGCGGATTCGACCCGCAGCGTCTGGAAACCGTGCTGCTCGACGATGGCCGCCCCTTCGAGGGCAGCGAGCGCGTGCCGTCCACCACCGCGGTGCCGTCGTTCGTGATCGACCAGCGTATCCAACTGGCCGGCGCGCAACCGCCGTGGCTGATGCTCGCCCAACTGCAGCGCGCCCTTGACCTGCGCGCGGCGCCCGAGGCCCGCGCGTCATGA